The genomic interval CGTCCACCTGGTGCAGCCGGGACAGCGCGCGCAGCAGCGTGGACTTGCCGCTGCCGTTCGGCCCCACGAGGGCGGTCGCGCGGCCGGGCTCCAGGGTGACCGAGACGCCGTGGACGACCGGCTCGCCGCCGTAGCGCAGGACCAGGTCGCGCCCGTGGAGCGCGGCGGCCGGTGCGGCGGGGCCGTCCGGGAGTTTTCCGGCACGGCGGAAGGGGCTTGTGAACATGAGGGGTCCGGGTGATCGGAGGGGCGCGGGTGTGGGGCACCCCCCGTCGCGACAACTAAGGGTTACCTAACTCGAAGAAGACTATATTCCGCTTGTCAGGCAGACAATCCGGCGTTCTCGCCACCCGATACGGAATTCCGGACATCCCGGGAGGCGGATTCCGCCGACCCGGAGAACGCGCCGGGCGTGGTTCCCATGACGCGCCGGAAGGCCGCGATGAAGGAGCTGGGCTGCGCGTAGCCGAGCTGCTCGGAGACGGACATCACATCGAAGCCGTCGGACAGGAGCATCAGCGCCCGGTGCACCCGCAGCATCTGCCGCCACTGCGCGAAGGAGAGCCCGGTCGACTGCCGGAAGGCGCGGGTGATCGTGCGGTCGCTGGTCCCCAGCCACCGCGCCCACTCCTCCAGCGAGCGGCCGTCGGCGGGATCGTCCAGCAGGGCCTCGGCGATGGCGTCGATCCGGGGGTCGCCGGGCAGCCGCAGCGCCAGCTGGTGTTCCGAGGGTTCGATCACGTCGAAGACCACGGCCTCCGCCCGCAGCCGGGCCCCCTCGTCGAGGTCCGTGCGGGACAGGTGGGTCAGCAGCGATACGAGCAGCGGGGTCATCGCGATCGCCTTCGGCTCCCCGTACGCGAACGGCGTGCGGTCGGGCGCGAAGAAGGCGCTGTGGAAGCGGGCGCCCTCCGTCGCCCGGCCCGCGTGCACCACCCCGGCGGGCATCCAGAGCCCGTGCCCCTCGAAGACGGTGAAGACCCGGTCGCCCACCCGGGACGTCAGCGTCCCGCCGCGCACCCAGACCAGCTCGTGCAGCCGGTGCGCGTGCTGGGCCCACTCCGTGGGCGCGGGGACGATGCGGAACTCGGCGACGACGGCGCCGGAATCCGTCGCCCGCTCGGGAGGCGCCCCGGCCCGGCGCACGACCGTGCCCGCCTCGCGCCGCCACAGCCCCGGGCTCACCTCAGGGGACTGCGACCGGACCATACGGGCGAGTCTAAGCGGCCGCTCCGAACCGGTTCCCGTTGCGCCGTGTGGCATCGAACTCATCGCCAAGGTCGGCCAAAGCGCGTGTCCCGCACCTGATTCCGGCCTCCCGGCGACCTACGTTGTCCCGGTGGAGCAGCACAGGACACGTCCCCCGCAGCGCAGGCAGACCCGGCAGGCCCCGTTGTCCCCGTTGGGGGCGGCCAAGGCGGACCGCACGGGGGCCCTCGGTTACCGGGTGATGAGCGCGCCCGCCGGGCGGCCGGTCTCCCCCGCCGTGGGCGCCCTGCGCCGACTGCCCAATCCCCGGCTCACCGGAATCGGCGCGGGGCTCTTCGCGGCCGCCGCGATGTTCCTGATCGGGTGCCTGGACTGGCTGCTGTTCGACGAGTCGCCGGTCGTGTTCGGCGTGCTGTTCCTGCCGGTCAGCGCGCTCACCGCGCTCTGGGTGCGGCCGGCGGACCTGGTGACCGCGCCCATCAGCGTGCCCATCGCCTTCGCGCTCGGCATCGCCCCCATCGCGGGCGGCGGCGG from Streptomyces drozdowiczii carries:
- a CDS encoding helix-turn-helix domain-containing protein, with the protein product MVRSQSPEVSPGLWRREAGTVVRRAGAPPERATDSGAVVAEFRIVPAPTEWAQHAHRLHELVWVRGGTLTSRVGDRVFTVFEGHGLWMPAGVVHAGRATEGARFHSAFFAPDRTPFAYGEPKAIAMTPLLVSLLTHLSRTDLDEGARLRAEAVVFDVIEPSEHQLALRLPGDPRIDAIAEALLDDPADGRSLEEWARWLGTSDRTITRAFRQSTGLSFAQWRQMLRVHRALMLLSDGFDVMSVSEQLGYAQPSSFIAAFRRVMGTTPGAFSGSAESASRDVRNSVSGGENAGLSA